From Streptomyces sp. CMB-StM0423, a single genomic window includes:
- the allB gene encoding allantoinase AllB yields the protein MPDAELVLRSRRVVTSGGERPAAVAVAGGRITAVLPYDTAPPPGARAEDCGDDALLPGLVDTHVHVNDPGRTEWEGFATATRAAAAGGITTLIDMPLNSLPPTTDAEALAVKQAVARPRAHVDVGFWGGAIPGNAADLAPLYAAGVFGFKCFLSPSGVEEFPRLAGTDLERAAAEAARLGALLVVHAEDPDVLDGAPQVPGPGYAGFLASRPRAAENRAVARVVALAERHGTRVHVLHLSSADALPALAAARRAGLPVTAETCPHFLTLTAEEIPDGATEFKCCPPIREAGNRDLLWAGLADGTIDCVVSDHSPATAELKTGDFATAWGGISSLQLGLPAVWTEARRRGHGLADVARWMAAGPARLAGLTAKGVIEPGRDADFAVLDPDAAFTVDPAGLEHRNRVTAYAGRRLHGVVRATWLRGRRIHHGGVHTEPRGRLLGRTDRDERQQQA from the coding sequence GTGCCGGACGCCGAACTGGTGCTGCGCTCACGCCGGGTCGTCACCTCCGGGGGTGAGCGGCCCGCCGCCGTCGCGGTCGCCGGCGGCCGCATCACCGCCGTGCTGCCGTACGACACGGCCCCGCCGCCCGGCGCCCGCGCCGAGGACTGCGGCGACGACGCGCTGCTCCCCGGCCTCGTCGACACCCACGTGCACGTCAACGACCCAGGCCGCACCGAGTGGGAGGGCTTCGCCACCGCCACCCGGGCCGCCGCCGCGGGCGGGATCACCACCCTGATCGACATGCCGCTCAACAGCCTGCCGCCGACCACCGACGCCGAGGCGCTCGCGGTCAAGCAGGCCGTGGCCCGCCCCCGGGCGCACGTCGACGTCGGCTTCTGGGGTGGGGCGATCCCCGGCAACGCCGCCGACCTCGCGCCGCTGTACGCCGCCGGCGTCTTCGGCTTCAAGTGCTTCCTCTCCCCGTCCGGCGTGGAGGAGTTCCCGCGCCTCGCCGGTACGGACCTGGAGCGGGCCGCCGCCGAGGCCGCCCGCCTCGGCGCGCTGCTCGTCGTGCACGCCGAGGACCCCGACGTGCTCGACGGCGCCCCGCAGGTCCCCGGCCCCGGCTACGCCGGCTTCCTCGCCTCCCGCCCGCGCGCCGCCGAGAACCGGGCCGTCGCCCGGGTCGTCGCGCTCGCCGAGCGGCACGGCACCCGCGTCCACGTCCTGCACCTCTCCTCCGCCGACGCGCTGCCCGCCCTGGCCGCCGCCCGCCGCGCCGGGCTGCCGGTCACCGCCGAGACCTGCCCGCACTTCCTCACCCTCACCGCGGAGGAGATCCCGGACGGGGCCACCGAGTTCAAGTGCTGCCCGCCCATACGGGAGGCCGGCAACCGGGACCTGCTGTGGGCGGGCCTCGCCGACGGCACGATCGACTGCGTCGTCTCCGACCACTCCCCGGCCACCGCCGAGCTGAAGACCGGCGACTTCGCCACCGCCTGGGGCGGCATCTCCTCCCTCCAACTCGGCCTGCCCGCCGTGTGGACCGAGGCGCGCCGCCGCGGCCACGGGCTCGCCGACGTCGCCCGCTGGATGGCCGCGGGCCCCGCCCGGCTCGCCGGGCTCACCGCCAAGGGCGTCATCGAGCCGGGCCGCGACGCGGACTTCGCCGTCCTCGACCCCGACGCCGCCTTCACCGTCGACCCCGCGGGCCTGGAGCACAGGAACCGCGTCACCGCGTACGCGGGCCGCAGGCTCCACGGCGTCGTACGCGCCACCTGGCTCCGCGGCCGCCGCATCCACCACGGCGGCGTGCACACCGAACCCCGCGGCCGGCTCCTCGGCCGTACCGACCGGGACGAAAGGCAGCAGCAGGCATGA
- a CDS encoding IclR family transcriptional regulator — protein sequence MPRSTDEPRPPAGGGVQSLERAFDLLERMADAGGEVGLSELAGSSGLPLPTIHRLMRTLVATGCVRQQPNRRYALGPRLIRLGESASRLLGTWARPHLARLVEETGETANMALLDGDEAVYVAQVPSRHSMRMFTEVGRRVLPHSTGVGKALLAHLPDEEVRALLARTGMPAATEKTITSPDVFLKALAAVRADGYAVDDNEQEMGVRCLAVAVPDAPTAAAVSISGPAGRVTEAATERIVPVLQEVARELSAGLTDATASAD from the coding sequence GTGCCCCGCAGCACCGATGAGCCAAGGCCGCCCGCAGGCGGCGGCGTCCAGTCCCTGGAGCGCGCCTTCGACCTGCTGGAACGGATGGCCGACGCGGGCGGCGAGGTGGGGCTGAGCGAACTGGCGGGCAGCAGCGGGCTGCCGCTGCCGACCATCCACCGCCTCATGCGCACCCTGGTCGCCACCGGCTGCGTACGCCAGCAGCCCAACCGCCGCTACGCGCTGGGCCCGCGGCTGATCCGGCTCGGCGAGAGCGCGTCCCGGCTGCTCGGCACCTGGGCGCGGCCGCATCTGGCGCGGCTGGTGGAGGAGACCGGCGAGACCGCGAACATGGCGCTGCTCGACGGCGACGAGGCCGTGTACGTCGCGCAGGTGCCGTCGCGGCACTCGATGCGGATGTTCACCGAGGTCGGGCGGCGGGTGCTGCCGCACTCGACCGGGGTCGGCAAGGCGCTGCTGGCGCACCTGCCGGACGAGGAGGTACGGGCCCTGCTGGCCCGTACCGGCATGCCGGCGGCGACCGAGAAGACGATCACCTCGCCGGACGTCTTCCTCAAGGCACTGGCCGCCGTCCGCGCGGACGGCTACGCGGTGGACGACAACGAGCAGGAGATGGGCGTGCGCTGTCTGGCCGTCGCGGTGCCGGACGCGCCCACGGCGGCGGCGGTCTCGATCTCCGGGCCCGCGGGCCGGGTGACCGAGGCGGCGACCGAGCGGATCGTGCCGGTGCTCCAGGAGGTCGCGCGGGAGCTGTCGGCGGGCCTCACGGACGCGACCGCGAGCGCGGACTGA
- the alc gene encoding allantoicase, translated as MTAQITRFTGAAAPYGGGDPYADYRTAGFAFAALPDLADRRLGGAVIAANDEFFAPRENLLRPERAEFDPAAFGHKGKVMDGWETRRRRGATAETPHPAAGDHDWALVRLGAPGVVRGIVVDTAHFRGNHPQSVSVEGAEVPGAPSPDALLAAGVRWTELVPRTAVGGHAANGFEVAGGRRFTHLRLRQHPDGGIARLRVHGEVVPDPAWLAALGTFDLVALEHGGRVEDASDRFYSPPVNTIRPGRSRQMDDGWETRRRRDTGHDWIRYALAGRGEIRAVEIDTAYLKGNAAGWAAVSVRDGSAGEWAEILPRTRLQPDTNHRFVLAATAVGTHARIDIHPDGGISRLRLHGSLTPAADGDG; from the coding sequence ATGACCGCCCAGATCACCCGCTTCACCGGCGCCGCCGCCCCGTACGGCGGCGGCGACCCCTACGCCGACTACCGCACCGCCGGCTTCGCCTTCGCCGCCCTGCCCGACCTGGCCGACCGACGCCTCGGCGGCGCGGTGATCGCCGCGAACGACGAGTTCTTCGCCCCGCGCGAGAACCTGCTGCGGCCGGAGCGGGCGGAGTTCGACCCGGCGGCGTTCGGGCACAAGGGCAAGGTCATGGACGGCTGGGAGACCAGACGCCGCCGCGGCGCCACCGCCGAGACCCCGCACCCGGCCGCCGGCGACCACGACTGGGCGCTGGTACGCCTCGGCGCCCCCGGCGTCGTACGCGGCATCGTCGTCGACACCGCCCACTTCCGCGGCAACCACCCGCAGTCCGTGAGCGTCGAGGGCGCGGAGGTCCCCGGTGCGCCGTCGCCCGATGCGCTGCTCGCGGCCGGTGTCCGGTGGACGGAGCTGGTGCCCCGCACGGCGGTCGGCGGCCACGCCGCGAACGGCTTCGAGGTCGCCGGGGGGCGGCGGTTCACGCATCTGCGGCTGCGCCAGCACCCCGACGGGGGTATCGCGCGGCTGCGCGTCCACGGCGAGGTCGTCCCGGACCCGGCGTGGCTGGCGGCGCTCGGCACCTTCGACCTCGTCGCGCTGGAGCACGGCGGCCGCGTCGAGGACGCCTCGGACCGCTTCTACTCCCCGCCCGTCAACACCATCCGGCCGGGGCGCTCGCGGCAGATGGACGACGGCTGGGAGACGCGGCGCCGCCGCGACACCGGCCACGACTGGATCCGCTACGCGCTCGCGGGCCGCGGGGAGATCCGCGCGGTGGAGATAGACACGGCGTATCTGAAGGGCAACGCGGCGGGCTGGGCGGCGGTGTCGGTACGGGACGGTTCCGCGGGGGAGTGGGCCGAGATCCTGCCGCGCACACGCCTCCAGCCGGACACCAACCACCGCTTCGTGCTGGCCGCGACGGCGGTCGGCACCCACGCGCGCATCGACATCCATCCGGACGGGGGGATTTCACGGCTGCGGCTGCACGGGAGCCTGACGCCTGCGGCGGACGGGGACGGGTGA